One Streptomyces sp. NBC_00554 DNA segment encodes these proteins:
- a CDS encoding transposase gives MVGVITASQSSWIAPFSGLSPRGFGKLVTALRGEGADASGRGRPWRLSFEDRVLLVAAYWHTNLTMRQLAPLFGISKSAADRIIDQLGPLLALRPKRRFAKDTVLIVDGTLVPTRDHSIAEQSKNYRYSTNHQVVIDADTRLVVVVGDPLPGNRNDCRAWEESGAKAAVGQTLTMADGGYPGTGLLMPHLRTPGEELSDWKREHNRSHKQVRARVEHAFARMKTWKILRDCRLQGDGVHHAMLGIARLHNLNLAG, from the coding sequence ATGGTTGGTGTGATCACGGCGTCGCAGTCGTCCTGGATAGCTCCGTTCAGCGGGCTGAGCCCTCGCGGCTTCGGCAAGTTGGTGACCGCACTGCGCGGCGAGGGCGCCGACGCGTCGGGCCGGGGCCGTCCCTGGCGGCTTTCATTTGAGGACCGGGTACTCCTCGTCGCCGCGTACTGGCACACGAACTTGACGATGCGCCAACTCGCGCCGCTGTTCGGCATTTCGAAGTCGGCGGCCGACCGGATCATCGACCAGCTCGGCCCGCTCCTCGCGCTCCGGCCCAAGCGACGGTTCGCGAAGGACACCGTGCTGATCGTGGACGGCACCCTGGTCCCCACTCGCGACCACAGCATCGCCGAGCAGTCGAAGAACTACCGCTATTCCACCAACCATCAGGTCGTCATCGACGCCGACACCCGCCTGGTCGTCGTGGTCGGCGACCCCCTGCCCGGTAACCGCAATGACTGCAGGGCGTGGGAGGAATCCGGCGCGAAGGCCGCTGTGGGCCAGACCTTGACGATGGCCGATGGCGGCTATCCGGGCACCGGGCTCCTCATGCCTCACCTCCGCACTCCGGGCGAGGAGTTGTCCGACTGGAAGCGGGAACACAACCGCTCGCACAAACAGGTCCGCGCCCGTGTCGAGCACGCCTTCGCCCGCATGAAGACCTGGAAGATCCTCCGCGACTGTCGCCTACAGGGCGACGGCGTTCATCACGCCATGCTCGGCATCGCCCGCCTGCACAACCTCAACCTTGCCGGATAG
- a CDS encoding trypco2 family protein: MSRVGVAQAIEQLRRELGEAQDAGANQQLRFEIAEVQMELLVELREEGGPEAKVSFGVLSVGAGAKVGRAHTHRLTLKLNVRDEALGGRTAHVTRQQDRDWDE; encoded by the coding sequence GTGAGTCGTGTCGGGGTGGCTCAAGCTATCGAGCAGTTGCGGCGAGAACTGGGAGAGGCACAGGACGCCGGGGCCAATCAGCAATTGCGGTTCGAGATCGCTGAAGTGCAGATGGAACTGCTGGTCGAGCTGCGTGAGGAAGGCGGCCCGGAGGCGAAAGTGTCGTTCGGTGTCCTGTCAGTCGGGGCAGGAGCCAAGGTGGGCAGAGCGCACACGCACCGGCTGACGTTGAAACTGAATGTGCGTGATGAGGCGCTAGGCGGCCGTACGGCACACGTGACACGGCAGCAGGATCGGGATTGGGACGAGTGA